The genome window TGGGTCCATCGGCTATCTGGGCTGGCACGAAAACATGGACTTGAACATCGCCATCCGCACGGCTGTCCGCAAAAAGGACAAGGCCTATTTTTCCGTGGGCGGCGGCATTGTTTTCGATTCCCAACCGGCCGACGAGTTTGACGAAACCCTCCACAAGGGCCGCACCCTTTTGGAAACCCTGAAATCCCTATAAAACCGGAACCCCCATGAGCGACAAACAGGAAACCGCGTGCGCTCCCAAGGAACGCATCATCTGGCTTAACGGAGCATTTCTCCCTGAATCCCAAGCCCGCATATCCCCCCTGGATCGGGGGCTTTTGTTCGGCGACGGATTGTTTGAAACCATACGCGCCCAAAACGGCGAGCCCATGTTTCTGGAGGATCACCTGGAGCGCATAAAGGCGTCGGCCCGGCGCTTCAACCTGCCTTGGAACGGCGGTCTGGATTGGGACGGCATCCTCATAGGGCTCATCCGAAAAAACAACCTGCAGGACGGCCTTGCCCGGCTGAAAATCGTGCTCACCCGGGGATGCGCCCCCGGCCTGGGCCTGCCCCACGCCTCCAATCCCACCTGCATGGCCCTGGCGGAAAACTATCTGGCCCCGGCCAGCGGCGCCTACGCCCAAGGCTGGGACCTTTACATCCCGGAGCAAAGCATCTCCCCGCCTCTTTCCGGGCATAAGACGCTGAACTATCTGTATTACATGGCCATGAAGCAAGAGGCCATCGACAACGGCTGCCACGAGGCCCTAATCCTGGATAAAGACGGCATGGTCGCCGAAACCTGCACGGCCAACCTTCTGGCTTATGACATTAACGGGTGGTACACCCCGGCCACCCATTGGCGTCTGCCCGGTACGGCCTTCAAACAGGTGGAACGGCTTTTAAAACGGCAGGGGCATATCATCCGCAGGCAGCCCGTCATGGTCAGGCAATTGGCCAACGCCCAATGGGTTTGGGCGCTCAACAGCCTCATGGGGATCATGCCCGTGCATTCCATAGGCGGCCAGCCCCTGGCCTCCCTGAACAACGACTCCGCCGCCGCCCTTCGCGCCCAACTTTTTATGGGGTGATATATCCCTACAGCATATCCATTTGATTTTTCTGAAACCAAACTTGGCCGCGTCATTTGGTTGATTTGTTCACACCAGAGCCAAAGACGGCGTCCGCTGACGCCCTGTGAACGTTTGATTAAGGGTTGCCGGACCACAAAGAAATGTTGTATTAAAAAATATTCCATATAAATAGGCCCTTATTTGCCCGGGAGACGGAATCATGCTTAAACATCTACGAATAAAAAACTTCAAGCTATGGAAAGATACAGGGGACATCCAAATGGCCCCCATCACATTGCTTTTCGGCGCGAACAGTTCCGGCAAATCCAGCATTAGCCAGTTGCTGATGATGTTAAAGCAAACCGTGGAATCGCCTGACAGAAAAGCCGTCTTGTTCCCAGGGGACGCCAACTCGGCCGTGCAGCTTGGCTCTTATAAAGAGATGGTACATGGGCGCAATCCTCGAAATGATATTGAGTTTGCATATACTTGGGATCTTCCGGAAGTACTTAACATCCAAGATCCGATTTCGGATGAAGCCTTTTTTGTTGACGTTCTGGGTTTTAACGCGAAAATCGGATTAAAAAACTCTACGCAGCAAACCATCTTCCTTGAATCTTTTAACTATGCTCTGTCATTTAATGAACGGGCGGTTTCATCTGTCGGTTTGCT of Desulfatibacillum aliphaticivorans DSM 15576 contains these proteins:
- a CDS encoding aminotransferase class IV; this translates as MSDKQETACAPKERIIWLNGAFLPESQARISPLDRGLLFGDGLFETIRAQNGEPMFLEDHLERIKASARRFNLPWNGGLDWDGILIGLIRKNNLQDGLARLKIVLTRGCAPGLGLPHASNPTCMALAENYLAPASGAYAQGWDLYIPEQSISPPLSGHKTLNYLYYMAMKQEAIDNGCHEALILDKDGMVAETCTANLLAYDINGWYTPATHWRLPGTAFKQVERLLKRQGHIIRRQPVMVRQLANAQWVWALNSLMGIMPVHSIGGQPLASLNNDSAAALRAQLFMG
- a CDS encoding AAA family ATPase, which gives rise to MLKHLRIKNFKLWKDTGDIQMAPITLLFGANSSGKSSISQLLMMLKQTVESPDRKAVLFPGDANSAVQLGSYKEMVHGRNPRNDIEFAYTWDLPEVLNIQDPISDEAFFVDVLGFNAKIGLKNSTQQTIFLESFNYALSFNERAVSSVGLLKKTGEDVEYNFFGRPSGGS